In Carcharodon carcharias isolate sCarCar2 chromosome 3, sCarCar2.pri, whole genome shotgun sequence, a single window of DNA contains:
- the tmem42a gene encoding transmembrane protein 42a isoform X1: MLAAVGRSALAMALAAGSLGALASAAAKLSLGGGGILGAMNRGEAEWLYILLRVGCGAMVFFFNALMWTFFAKALRYSSSARASVTTIASNFLSSAFLGKLLFREVHELLWWIGITMTLCGLLLLHTVKEMKDQSDAYKKEE; the protein is encoded by the exons ATGCTGGCGGCGGTTGGCCGCTCCGCTTTGGCCATGGCTCTCGCCGCCGGCTCTCTTGGGGCTCTGGCCTCCGCCGCGGCCAAACTCTCCCTGGGAGGCGGCGGAATCCTGGGGGCGATGAACCGGGGGGAGGCCGAGTGG ctgtacataCTACTTCGCGTAGGCTGTGGTGCAATGGTATTCTTCTTTAATGCTTTGATGTGGACATTTTTTGCAAAAGCACTGCGATATTCTTCTTCAGCACGAGCATCTGTGACCACCATTGCTTCCAATTTTCTCTCATCA GCTTTTCTTGGAAAATTGCTCTTCAGAGAAGTTCATGAGCTGTTATGGTGGATTGGAATCACAATGACTTTATGCGGATTGCTTCTGCTTCACACAGTTAAAGAAATGAAGGACCAAAGTGATGCTTACAAAAAAGAGGAATAA
- the tmem42a gene encoding transmembrane protein 42a isoform X2 — protein sequence MLAAVGRSALAMALAAGSLGALASAAAKLSLGGGGILGAMNRGEAEWLYILLRVGCGAMVFFFNALMWTFFAKALRYSSSARASVTTIASNFLSSFLYFRLFLENCSSEKFMSCYGGLESQ from the exons ATGCTGGCGGCGGTTGGCCGCTCCGCTTTGGCCATGGCTCTCGCCGCCGGCTCTCTTGGGGCTCTGGCCTCCGCCGCGGCCAAACTCTCCCTGGGAGGCGGCGGAATCCTGGGGGCGATGAACCGGGGGGAGGCCGAGTGG ctgtacataCTACTTCGCGTAGGCTGTGGTGCAATGGTATTCTTCTTTAATGCTTTGATGTGGACATTTTTTGCAAAAGCACTGCGATATTCTTCTTCAGCACGAGCATCTGTGACCACCATTGCTTCCAATTTTCTCTCATCA TTTCTCTATTTCAGGCTTTTCTTGGAAAATTGCTCTTCAGAGAAGTTCATGAGCTGTTATGGTGGATTGGAATCACAATGA
- the tmem42a gene encoding transmembrane protein 42a isoform X4, with amino-acid sequence MLAAVGRSALAMALAAGSLGALASAAAKLSLGGGGILGAMNRGEAEWLYILLRVGCGAMVFFFNALMWTFFAKALRYSSSARASVTTIASNFLSSRF; translated from the exons ATGCTGGCGGCGGTTGGCCGCTCCGCTTTGGCCATGGCTCTCGCCGCCGGCTCTCTTGGGGCTCTGGCCTCCGCCGCGGCCAAACTCTCCCTGGGAGGCGGCGGAATCCTGGGGGCGATGAACCGGGGGGAGGCCGAGTGG ctgtacataCTACTTCGCGTAGGCTGTGGTGCAATGGTATTCTTCTTTAATGCTTTGATGTGGACATTTTTTGCAAAAGCACTGCGATATTCTTCTTCAGCACGAGCATCTGTGACCACCATTGCTTCCAATTTTCTCTCATCA cgcttttaa